The genomic stretch TGGCCGACCGCTTCCTCGAGGCCGGCTTCAGCGACGAGGAGGTCGCGACGATGGCGGTCACCAACACGCGGCGGATCGCGGGACTGGAGGCGCTCTGATGGCCCGTCGCATCCAGGTCATCGGCGCCCACTCGGCGGACTTCGTCTGGCGCGCCGGCGGGGCGATCGCGGCGTGCACCGCGGCCGGCGGCGAGGCCGAGGTCATCGCGCTGTCCTACGGCGAACGCGGGGAGTCCGGCGAGCTGTGGAAGCAGGAGGGGCAGACGGTCGAGAACGTCAAGGAGATCCGCCACGGCGAGGCCGAGCGCGCCGCGGACCATCTCGGCGCGAGCCTCCGCTGCCTCGACATGGGCGACTACCCGCTGCAGGTCGACGGCGACCGGCTGCTGGAGATCGCCGAGGTCATCCGCGCGTTCGCGCCCGACGTCCTCGTCACCCACACCGACACCGACCCGTTCAACCCGGACCATCCGATCGCGTACGGCGCGGTCGACCGGGCGCGCGGGCTCGCCGCGGGCGCCGGGGTCCGCAGCGCGTTCGCCACGATCAGGCCGCCCGCGCTGTTCCTGTTCGAGCCCCATCAGCCCGAGCTGTGCAACTTCACGCCGACGACGTTCGTCGACATCACCGCGGTCTTCGAGCGCAAGCAGGCGGCGATGGCCGAGATGCAGGCGCAGAGGTACCTGCAGACCTACTACGCCGAGCGCGCCGGCCACCGCGCCAACCACGCGCGCCGCGCGTCCGGTGACCAGGACGTGCGCCAGGCCGAGGCGTTCCAGCGGGTGATCCCGCAGGTGGTGAGCGAGCTGTGATGCCCTGCGGGCACTCACACACTGCGGCAACGACCCTGCGGGAGGTCTCATCGTGAGCAGCGACACGATCACGGAGCTCGCCCGGCTCGGCTCGGCCACCGTCTACGAGGCGGGCGGGCGGCGCGGCTACGTCGACCTCGACCTGCACCAGATCGTCCCCGGCTCCCGCGCCGCCGGGCCGGCGCGGACGGTGCGCTGCGGGCAGGGCGACAACCTGATGGTGCACGCCGCGATGGCCGCGCTGGCGCCCGGCGACGTGCTCGTGCTCACGATGCCCGAGCCGGCGCCGGTCGCGCTCGTCGGCGACCTGCTCGCCACGCAGGCTCAGGTCCGCGGCGCGGCCGCGGTGCTCGTCGATGCCGCGGTGCGCGACGTCGAGGAGCTGCGCGAGATGGGCCTCCCGATCTGGGCGCGGTGGGTGCGCGTCCACGGTGCGGCGAAGGACGTCTCGGGCGCGCTCGACGTGCCGGTCGCCGTCGGCGGGGCGACGATCCGTCCCGGCGACGTGCTCGTGCTCGACGCCGACGGCGTCGCGGTGGTCGAGGCCGAGCGCGTCGACGAGGTGCTCGCGGCCTCGCAGGAGCGCGAGCGCAAGGAGGCGGTCAAGCGCGCCAAGCTGCAGGCGGGCGCCCTGTCCTACGAGCTCGACGGTCTGCGCGAGCGGGTGGAGGGAGCGGCCCCATGATGGACATCGCCCACCTGGGCCCGGCGGAGCTGCTGACGCCGGCGTTCGACGAGAGCCTGCGGTTCTTCGTCGACGTGATGGGGATGGAGGTCGAGGCGCAGCAGGGCGGCTCGGCGTACCTGCGCGCGTGGGGCGACTACCAGCGCCACTCGCTCAAGCTCACCGCCTCGGAGACGTCGGGGCTGGCGGTGCTCGGCCTGCGGGCCAGCAGCCCCGAGGCGCTCGAGCGCCGCGTCGCGCTGGTCGAGGCGACCGGGCTCGGCGCGGGCTGGCACGACGGCGACGTCGGGCGCGGGCCGTCCTACCGCTTCCGCGACCCGGACGGCCACGCCTTCGACCTCTACTACGAGACCGAGCGCTACTCGCCGCCCGAGCACCTGCGGCCGTCGCTGAAGAACCAGCCGCAGCGCTACACCGGCCGCGGCTGCGCGGTCAAGCGCCTCGACCACTGCAACGTGCTGGCGGAGGACGTGCGCGCGAACCGCATGTTCGCGACCGAGGCCCTCGGCTACCGCCTCTACGAGCGCATCGAGCTCGACGACGGCACGGAGGCCGGTGCGTGGATGAGCGTGACGATCGCCGCCCACGAGCTGATCTACACCGCCGACGCGTACGGCGCCCGCGGCCGTCTGCACCACCTCGCGTTCTGGGTGGACACGCGCGAGGAGTGCCTGCGCGCCGCCGACATCTTCCTCGACAACGACGTCCACATCGAGGCGGCCCCGTCGAAGCACGCGATCGCGCAGGGGTTCTTCCTCTACGGCTACGAGCCGGGCGGCAACCGCATCGAGGTGACCACCGGCGGCTACCTGCAGTACGACCCCGACCCGGTCACGGTCGTGTGGACCGAGGAGGAGCGGCGGCTCGGGCAGGCCTGGCGGGTCAAGACGGTCGAGACGTTCCACACGTACGGCACGCCGCCGGTCGCCGGCACCTAGGACTGGCTGGTCGAGGCGGGCGGCAGCTGGGTCTGGCTCGGGGTCTGGCTCGGGGCCTGCGCCGACGACGCGTCGCCGCTCGACGTGCTCGTGTCGCCGCTGGTCTGCGCGGGCGAGGCCGTGCTCGGCGAGGCCAGCGACTCGCCGCTGCGCACGGTGGCGTAGACGACGCCCCACAGCGCGATGAACACGGCGACGCTCAGGGCGACGACGACGCGGCGCACGCGGCGCACGCGGGCGCGGCGGTCAGGCGGGGTAGGAGGTGAAGATGCGCTCGGGGGCACGGATGGGCTCCTTCGTTCGATCGACGGGACGGGGGGCGGGCAGCGGCGGGGACGACCGCCGGCGGGTCATGCGGACCGCCAGCAGGCCGCCGGCCGGCCCGACGACGAGCGCGACCATGACCAGGAACCACGCGCGCCCGGCGTCGCTGCCCTCGCCGAGCGAGTGGACGACGCCCAGCACCCAGGCGAGCGCGGTGAAACGGTGCAGGCTGCGCCAGCGGGCGGTGCCGATCCGCCGCCGCGCGTAGTAGGACAGGCCGAGCAGCGCCAGTGCCCAGGCGCCGACGATCCCCGCCGCGGTCCACCAGCGGTGGTAGTTGGAGTGCAGCGGGATCGCGATGTCGGCGAGCGACGGGCGCAGGTAGCTGTCACCGAGCAGCGAGAGGCCGTGGACGGCGAGCGCGACGAGCGTCGCCAGCGACAGGACCTCGTGCAGCGAGCGCAGGTCCTGCGCGCGGCGGCCCCGGATCAGGCGGCCGCCCATGAGCAGCCCGGCGGACACGGCGAGGCTGGCGAGCAGCAGCGCGGTGATGCCCGCGGCGCGGCTCGTGATCCAGAAGAGGTGGTGGTCGGCGGTCATCGCGCCACCAGGTGGGGCCGGCCGTCGGCGGTCACGAACAGCCCGCCGTCGGGCAGGTGCTCCGCCGCGTGGTCGGGCCCGGCGAGCAGCGCCGCCTTGGCCCGGACCTCGGCCACGACGCCGCGGTCGGCGAGCGCCGTCACCTGCACGATGCCGGTGTCGGCCGGCGCGCCCGTCCGCGGGTCGACGAGGTGGTGGCCGCCGGCCCAGCGCCGGCGGGTCACGCCGCTCGTCGCCACGGCACCGCGGGCGAGGTGGAAGCGGTGCACGACGCGCTCGTCGTCGAACGGGTCGCCGACGTCGACGGGCCGCAGCAGGCCGGCGGCGCCGCCGAGGCGCAGGTCGCCCGCGCAGTCGACGGCCCACGAGGCGCAGCGCGCGAGGGTGCCGGCCATGCGGTCGGCGGCCAGGCCCTTGCCGAGCCCGCCGCTGTCGAGCCGGACCCCGGCCGGCCGCACGACCTCGTCGCCGCGCACGCCGACCAGCCGCCACTCGCCGGGCAGCGGCGAGGCGGGGCGGTCGCGGCGCAGGCGCTCGACGCGGGCGGGGTCGAAGTGCTCGCGGTAGCCGGCCGCCTCGACCGCGGCGAGGCACGTCGCGTCGACGAGCCCGCCGGACGCGTCGCCCGCCCAGCGCACAGCGGCGGCGAAGGTCCGCAGGAGATCGCTCGCCGGCACCGCGCCGCGCGGGTCGGCGTTCAGGCGCGACAGCTCGCTGCCGGGCTCGAAGCGGGTCAGGCGCCGGTGGGCGTCCTCGGCGATCGCGCGGGCGCCGGCCAGCGCGCAGGCGACGGCGAGGCGGTCGTCGCCGCCGGCGGACACGCCGACCGTCGTGCCGAAGCACGCGAAGCGGCGGCGCTGCTCGGCGATGGTCGCCGGCGCCGCGGCCCGGCTGACGGTGGCTGACGTGGACATGCCAGACAGGCTGCGCCCGCACGCTCAACAGAGCATGTGGCGACCCTGGGAGATTGCTGGGCGTCGCATCCGACCTCCGACATGCGCCGGCGCCGGCACGCCGCGCGCCTGGGCGTCTACGCGGACTGCCGCGACGGCTCTTCCGGGCTCGGCTGCTGGGTGCGCAGCGGGCGCTCCTCGAGCATCAGCGCGCAGGCGACCCCGGCCACGGCGATGATCGCGGTGACCAGGAAGACGGGCTGCAGCGCGGACGCGAGCGCGTCGTGCGTGCGCTCGCTCAGCTCGGGGGCCACGCGGCCGCCCTGCAGAAGCCGGTTCGTGTCGACGCGCAGCGCCGCGTTGCCCAGCCGGTCGGTGAGCTCGGCCGCGAGCCGG from Capillimicrobium parvum encodes the following:
- a CDS encoding PIG-L deacetylase family protein — translated: MARRIQVIGAHSADFVWRAGGAIAACTAAGGEAEVIALSYGERGESGELWKQEGQTVENVKEIRHGEAERAADHLGASLRCLDMGDYPLQVDGDRLLEIAEVIRAFAPDVLVTHTDTDPFNPDHPIAYGAVDRARGLAAGAGVRSAFATIRPPALFLFEPHQPELCNFTPTTFVDITAVFERKQAAMAEMQAQRYLQTYYAERAGHRANHARRASGDQDVRQAEAFQRVIPQVVSEL
- a CDS encoding 4-carboxy-4-hydroxy-2-oxoadipate aldolase/oxaloacetate decarboxylase; protein product: MSSDTITELARLGSATVYEAGGRRGYVDLDLHQIVPGSRAAGPARTVRCGQGDNLMVHAAMAALAPGDVLVLTMPEPAPVALVGDLLATQAQVRGAAAVLVDAAVRDVEELREMGLPIWARWVRVHGAAKDVSGALDVPVAVGGATIRPGDVLVLDADGVAVVEAERVDEVLAASQERERKEAVKRAKLQAGALSYELDGLRERVEGAAP
- a CDS encoding VOC family protein; this translates as MMDIAHLGPAELLTPAFDESLRFFVDVMGMEVEAQQGGSAYLRAWGDYQRHSLKLTASETSGLAVLGLRASSPEALERRVALVEATGLGAGWHDGDVGRGPSYRFRDPDGHAFDLYYETERYSPPEHLRPSLKNQPQRYTGRGCAVKRLDHCNVLAEDVRANRMFATEALGYRLYERIELDDGTEAGAWMSVTIAAHELIYTADAYGARGRLHHLAFWVDTREECLRAADIFLDNDVHIEAAPSKHAIAQGFFLYGYEPGGNRIEVTTGGYLQYDPDPVTVVWTEEERRLGQAWRVKTVETFHTYGTPPVAGT
- a CDS encoding ferric reductase-like transmembrane domain-containing protein is translated as MTADHHLFWITSRAAGITALLLASLAVSAGLLMGGRLIRGRRAQDLRSLHEVLSLATLVALAVHGLSLLGDSYLRPSLADIAIPLHSNYHRWWTAAGIVGAWALALLGLSYYARRRIGTARWRSLHRFTALAWVLGVVHSLGEGSDAGRAWFLVMVALVVGPAGGLLAVRMTRRRSSPPLPAPRPVDRTKEPIRAPERIFTSYPA
- a CDS encoding FAD:protein FMN transferase gives rise to the protein MSTSATVSRAAAPATIAEQRRRFACFGTTVGVSAGGDDRLAVACALAGARAIAEDAHRRLTRFEPGSELSRLNADPRGAVPASDLLRTFAAAVRWAGDASGGLVDATCLAAVEAAGYREHFDPARVERLRRDRPASPLPGEWRLVGVRGDEVVRPAGVRLDSGGLGKGLAADRMAGTLARCASWAVDCAGDLRLGGAAGLLRPVDVGDPFDDERVVHRFHLARGAVATSGVTRRRWAGGHHLVDPRTGAPADTGIVQVTALADRGVVAEVRAKAALLAGPDHAAEHLPDGGLFVTADGRPHLVAR